A single Phragmites australis chromosome 4, lpPhrAust1.1, whole genome shotgun sequence DNA region contains:
- the LOC133916443 gene encoding uncharacterized protein LOC133916443 has protein sequence MRKLCPNLERDDALDTVLEVPIPEEMFSGGGGGGSRGSKFGCTNVKAWMRSHAADRSGAGDPCSMSRGELQLMLGVIGAPLIPLPVHHAKQSPSSVLCEQLKADPIESSTAKYIVQQYIAASGGEWALNKVTSMYAIGKVRMTAAELNSSDADGHGGTGNAHRSGKKAGKGCGGEIGGFVLWQKKPELWCLELVVSGCKISAGSDGKVAWRQTPWHQSHASRGPPRPLRRSLQGLAPQLTASLFADSVCIGERSIDGEDCFVLKVESEASSLRARNSSSVEIIRHTVWGYFSQRTGLLVQLEDSHLLQIKSSGGSGGSGSGGSVFWETTMESRLDDYRAVDGVNIAHAGHTAVSLVRFGDCHDGNTRTRMEEAWSIEEVDFNIWGLSMDCFLPPSDLREGKESQDVAIVKADVRPPPIRIPAVTVRVGPSQVAAVNMDDSDSLIARS, from the exons ATGAGGAAGCTCTGCCCGAACCTGGAGCGCGATGACGCGCTGGACACGGTGCTGGAAGTGCCCATCCCCGAGGAGATgttctccggcggcggcggcggcggctcccgcgGCTCCAAGTTCGGCTGCACCAACGTCAAGGCGTGGATGCGGTCACACGCCGCCGACCGCTCCGGAGCGGGCGATCCCTGCTCCATGAGCCGAGGGGAGCTCCAGCTCATGCTCGGCGTCATAGGCGCGCCGCTCATTCCGCTGCCCGTCCACCACGCCAAGCAGTCGCCCTCTTCTGTGCTCTGCGAGCAGCTCAAGGCCGATCCTATT GAGTCGTCGACGGCGAAGTACATCGTGCAACAGTACATAGCGGCGTCGGGCGGGGAGTGGGCGCTGAACAAGGTGACGAGCATGTACGCGATAGGGAAGGTGAGGATGACGGCGGCAGAGCTCAACAGCAGCGACGCGGACGGCCACGGCGGCACTGGCAACGCGCACCGAAGCGGGAAGAAGGCCGGCAAGGGCTGCGGCGGAGAGATAGGTGGGTTCGTGCTGTGGCAGAAGAAGCCTGAGCTGTGGTGCCTGGAGCTCGTCGTGTCCGGCTGCAAGATCAGCGCCGGCAGCGACGGCAAGGTCGCGTGGCGCCAGACGCCGTGGCACCAGTCCCACGCCTCCCGCGGCCCCCCGCGGCCGCTCCGCCGGTCGCTTCAG GGCCTTGCCCCGCAGTTGACGGCGAGCCTGTTCGCGGACTCGGTGTGCATCGGCGAGCGGAGCATCGACGGCGAGGATTGCTTTGTGCTCAAGGTGGAGTCGGAGGCGTCGAGCCTGCGCGCGCGCAACAGCAGCAGCGTCGAGATCATCCGGCACACGGTGTGGGGCTACTTCAGCCAGCGCACCGGCCTGCTGGTGCAGCTCGAGGACTCGCACCTGCTCCAGATCAAGTCCAGCGGCGGGAGCGGGGGCAGCGGCAGCGGAGGCAGCGTCTTCTGGGAGACCACCATGGAGTCGCGCCTTGACGACTACCGCGCCGTCGACGGCGTCAACATCGCCCACGCCGGCCACACTGCCGTCTCGCTCGTCAGGTTCGGGGACTGCCACGACGGCAACACCAGGACGCGCATGGAGGAGGCGTGGAGCATCGAGGAGGTGGACTTCAACATCTGGGGGCTATCCATGGACTGCTTCCTGCCGCCCAGCGACCTCAGGGAGGGCAAGGAGAGCCAGGACGTCGCCATAGTCAAGGCTGACGTGCGGCCGCCGCCGATAAGGATACCGGCGGTGACCGTGCGCGTCGGGCCCTCGCAGGTGGCCGCCGTCAACATGGACGACTCGGACTCGCTCATTGCGAGGTCATGA
- the LOC133916441 gene encoding uncharacterized protein LOC133916441, whose product MPTKGQFSSEKNVKIIPGRDGQKKGNSQHDQIVQVPKDKVKAVSGSVDGKFDDRVRVVKNDKFRRQRDPWNAERAPCMKGSKPWPGRKAATVDELVKHMSIVPSYLQRRETADHLQDKALNVGVLEWGLLANWSQQQKHEPYRSHGASPSNTSRSVLFSSPSHSSASLSSRSLESNQSTPMSDHQHSSSKAQQSRLADEHHGKARYSPSPNSAVLTLLPGHGKYLCAENSCNYGGLSLSNVSLPSDYVAASSGSCVRHEMVEAEEARRKIEGVVHHCSRRLFTDSDKIGKNFFTSNNNDSMCNDPEQNSGLNDENLESLISNAVMDTGRNGSRSPFGFLEDIEPSHEFRIPYSCPLPVVDSADELGTSSTAGRDNLVGTAATISESCNQNRSAMSVIEDPPQSSGKFSDVGRMPDRHLVSGMARVSRSSSLKEAPYDRQPEAVTSVDKIGDMSSSNSKSRCSRSRSPLRRMLDPILKPRHTSTSSPIQSSFVPKCHLPGNTSKQSLDLGGSVSQNVQRRSIDMVVNSNYQTKANIKQPPRVLWNSARYLQQEKDSATRQAFLQLAWKNGLPLFMLSYGDSDILAATVGRKDISDKDDLESTYTLFTVAEPKKKSGAWIKAGNKNKKNQLVSSILGELRVARQKSRCCHTKNVHVHREFVLVGSELLPSSEELGDSHVSGELAAFISALPQQEAETSHQSSSQNSGRRSSVSIDCCCSPLGNFQPSTRNASSGSANVIAILPNGFHGTSTSGQPLPLIERWKSGGACDCGGWDEGCMLSVLTDGTQENNGAIHANQALDGSQRFDLLVQGRARDRHAFSMVSFKEGLYTVKFRSSIALLQAFAMCIVMLHGRYPSRMQVGLQASQEHDLLADHELKTMAASQGRAPTSYVPHQPPLSPVGRA is encoded by the exons ATGCCAACGAAAGGACAGTTTAGCAGTGAAAAGAATGTGAAGATCATACCAGGTCGTGATGGACAAAAGAAGGGAAATTCACAGCATGACCAAATTGTACAAGTGCCAAAGGACAAGGTCAAAGCAGTCAGTGGAAGTGTAGATGGAAAATTTGATGATCGAGTCAGAGTTGTGAAAAATGATAAGTTCCGAAGGCAACGGGATCCTTGGAATGCAGAAAGGGCTCCATGCATGAAGGGCTCAAAACCATGGCCTGGTCGAAAGGCAGCTACTGTTGATGAACTTGTCAAGCATATGTcaattgttccttcatatttACAGCGTAGGGAGACTGCAGACCATCTTCAAGACAAAGCGCTGAATGTTGGGGTTCTTGAGTGGGGCCTTCTTGCTAACTGGTCTCAGCAACAAAAGCATGAGCCCTACAGAAGCCATGGAGCCTCTCCATCCAATACTAGTAGGTCTGTGCTATTCTCATCTCCATCACATTCTTCTGCAAGTCTCAGCAGCAGATCTCTTGAGAGCAATCAATCTACTCCAATGAGTGACCATCAGCATTCATCCAGCAAAGCTCAGCAGAGTAGGCTTGCAGATGAACACCATGGGAAGGCCAGATATTCGCCTAGCCCAAATTCTGCGGTATTGACCTTGTTGCCAGGGCATGGCAAATATCTCTGTGCAGAGAACAGCTGTAATTATGGTGGCCTGAGTCTCAGCAATGTATCTCTACCCTCAGATTATGTAGCTGCTTCCTCTGGAAGTTGTGTGCGACATGAAATGGTTGAAGCTGAAGAGGCTAGAAGGAAGATTGAAGGCGTTGTCCATCACTGTTCCCGTAGGCTTTTTACAGACAGCGATAAAATTGGGAAAAATTTCTTCACATCAAACAACAATGATTCCATGTGCAATGATCCCGAACAGAACAGTGGCTTGAATGATGAGAATTTAGAGTCATTAATATCTAATGCCGTGATGGACACAGGTAGAAATGGCAGTAGGTCACCATTTGGTTTCTTGGAAGATATTGAGCCATCCCATGAATTTCGAATTCCATACTCATGTCCACTTCCCGTCGTAGATTCAGCTGATGAACTTGGCACCAGTAGCACTGCAGGTAGAGATAATCTTGTTGGTACAGCTGCAACAATAAGTGAGAGCTGTAACCAAAACCGATCTGCCATGAGTGTCATTGAGGATCCCCCCCAAAGTTCTGGAAAGTTCAGTGACGTGGGTAGGATGCCTGATCGTCATCTAGTTTCTGGGATGGCTCGAGTGAGCCGCAGTTCTAGCCTGAAGGAGGCACCGTATGATCGACAGCCTGAGGCAGTGACCTCTGTTGATAAGATAGGAGACATGTCATCATCCAATAGCAAAAGCAGgtgcagccgcagccgcagcccaTTGAGGAGGATGTTAGATCCAATATTAAAGCCAAGGCACACATCCACTTCTAGTCCAATACAATCTTCATTTGTTCCAAAGTGTCATCTTCCAGGCAATACCAGTAAGCAGTCTCTGGACTTGGGTGGATCAGTGTCACAGAATGTGCAGAGAAGGTCAATTGACATGGTAGTCAATTCGAATTACCAGACCAAAGCAAATATAAAACAGCCTCCTCGTGTGCTATGGAACAGCGCAAGATACCTCCAGCAAGAAAAGGATtcagcaacaaggcaagcatttCTGCAGCTAGCATGGAAGAATGGCTTGCCTTTATTCATGCTGTCTTATGGTGATTCTGATATCCTGGCGGCCACTGTTGGAAGGAAGGACATCTCCGATAAGGATGATCTGGAAAGCACATATACTTTATTCACTGTTGCAGAACCTAAGAAAAAAAGTGGAGCTTGGATCAAGGCAGGGAATaagaacaagaaaaatcaaCTGGTATCCAGCATACTTGGGGAACTGAGGGTTGCACGTCAAAAATCAAGATGCTGTCACACAAAAAATGTTCATGTCCACAGGGAATTTGTGTTGGTTGGTTCTGAATTGCTACCATCATCTGAAGAATTAGGTGATTCACACGTTAGTGGAGAGCTTGCAGCTTTTATCAGTGCATTGCCTCAGCAAGAAGCAGAAACTTCTCATCAATCATCTTCACAGAATTCCGGACGAAGAAGTTCAGTGTCGATTGACTGTTGTTGCTCCCCACTGGGAAACTTCCAGCCTAGTACGAGGAATGCTAGTTCCGGTTCAGCCAATGTTATTGCTATACTTCCTAATGGCTTCCACGGCACATCAACTTCTGGACAGCCATTACCTCTGATAGAAAGGTGGAAATCAGGAGGAGCATGTGACTGTGGCGGGTGGGATGAAGGTTGCATGCTGAGTGTGCTCACCGATGGTACCCAAGAAAACAACGGTGCGATTCATGCTAACCAGGCACTGGATGGCAGTCAGCGATTTGACCTTCTAGTTCAG GGTCGAGCGCGAGATAGGCATGCCTTCAGTATGGTTTCATTCAAAGAAGGGTTATACACAGTGAAATTCAGATCATCCATTGCTTTACTTCAAGCTTTTGCAATGTGTATAGTGATGCTTCATGGGAGGTACCCTAGCAGGATGCAAGTAGGTCTGCAAGCATCGCAAGAGCATGATCTTCTTGCTGATCATGAGCTCAAGACCATGGCGGCCAGTCAAGGTAGAGCTCCGACCAGCTATGTGCCCCACCAGCCACCTCTTTCTCCGGTAGGCCGAGCCTAG